The Aedes albopictus strain Foshan chromosome 1, AalbF5, whole genome shotgun sequence genomic interval CAATCAATGCTATTGATATAGGCGTGTCATTGGCGTGATCGCAATTGAAACGATTGCGATTGTGGTCAAAGGAGGCAAGgggagaaaattcccctaaatggAAATAAAAAGGGATACAGTTCTTGTTGAATCTCATTCATTGATTCACGGTAGTCTTACCTATGTGCCTTTGCGGATTGACCTATACATTCGCATTCCTTTTCTCACACTGTACATACCTAATCCGCTTCCCTAATAAAAATGTTTCATACACTGGcgattgggtgaatgattgtatcattccgtgtatgatcaagatgatagcccgaaagggttgttaagcacgttgtatcatattttcctATTAGGGTTTAACTTTAGGATTATCTTGGTTGTTGCCTTGATTGTCATTGACCGGTGTCCAGCAGCAGTTCTTTTGgcacttattataagattttatACAACATAAGTTGGGTTTTCAACgtaatttaacttttttttttctagctttTCCTTCACGgcaaaaagtcacgaacatcaacaaaacaacgcACGGGAAAAATCTAGAATTGAAAACAAaactaaaaatgcacggaaaaaaatattctggaaatgtgaatggttcaaacgtaagaaaaacagtaaaatatattgttacataaaaatataatgtaaatgtatagtagctacagtACGCAATGATTTTTTCGCACCTTTGCATtacaatacattttattgtagctgatacactgtatggtacacgaatggttttcaccaaatatcgTATGGTTGATTTTTATCCGGGTAGTTCGTTCGTTTGCGCCGCGTGTGGAATTTTGTGTAATTGCTGCAGCGGTGTGTGGGTGTGTAAAGACGAAATGGCGGATGTGAACAAACTTGCGTTTGCCAGGCTGAACAACCAGAATTGGCAAATCTGGAAGTTCCGAATGGAGATGCTCCTGACCAGAGAGGAGCTATGGTATGTGGACGAAAGATGATCGTAAAGCTCTAGCCACGATCGGGTTGTGCATGCACGACAACCAGCTCGGACTGGTGAAAGACGCGGAAAGTGCGAAATAGTTTTGGGATTTGTTGCGATTAGATGGTGATTTGGAAAATTATCTGGTGGTGTTGGACGATTTTTTCGACCGTCTGGCGAAAGCAGGCCAGGAGCTGGAGGAATCGCTTCGGATTGCGACGACCCCGCGCAGCTTGCCCGACTCGTATGATGGATTGATGACGGTGTTGGAGAGCCGAGCGGATATCACGATGCAGCTGGTGAAATCGAAGTTGGATGAGTTTGAGCGTCGGAGGGAACGTTCCGGCGAGGTAAGCGAAACGAAGGCAATGAAAAGTGAACTAGTGCGAAGGGAGATGCGAAGCGTGGGTAgagtgcaaacgagagcaactgcTTCTTTTGTGGCAAGCCTGGTCACGTGCGTCGAGAGTGCCGTTCGTATTTGATGGCTTCATGGCTGGGGTGGATCAGTAGAACAGTTGGTGCATTGACAGTGGGGCGAGTCGTCATATGACGAGTGATCAAAGTTTTTTCAAGTcgttgaggaacagtagcggaccAAGTATAGTATTTGCAAACAGTAAAAGAGTTACCGCTGCTGGATGAGGTGAAGGCGTAGCGTATGGTGAAGATGGGAACGGGAATCGTGTTGAGGTGAAGCTAACCGATGTCCTGTACGTTCCGTCGTTGGCGAGTGGTCTAGTGTCCGTAAGTAGACTATCGACGAAGGGTTTCTCGGTGAAGTTCAAGAAGAACGGATGTGATATTTGCGATGCATCCGAGAAGAAAGTGGTCGCAGGTGGAAAAGTGGGACAGTTGTATCGACTGAAGTAGGCCAAGGTGGTGAAGAAGGTGGAATCCCGACCAGCGATGTCAAGTGAGAAGAAAGTGGTTGAAAGAAGGACGCCTGTCTGCAAGGTGAGCTGGTATTCTGAAAAGAAGTCACGAAGAGCCAAGAAACAGGAAGAAAATGAAGAAGAATTTTGCGATGTGGACACTTTGGGCGAGGAGGAGAGTCCGTTGGAGAAGTCGACTAGTTCGGATCCAGATGACGACTGGAGAGAGGTGGTGTTCGGCCAGGCCGGTTGGACGAATACGTCGTGGGCGTGTGAGACAGGAGGAGGATTTCCGATGTGTTTTTAAAAGAGATGATGCGTACaacattgaggaggagtgttgaactGTAGCGATATTGTGCGTACAGTGGCAATGATGGCCGCACTCACTGGTGGCAGTTGTGCGAACAGGACGTCGGCGAGAGCGCCAACGATGTAGAGAAAAGAGAGAAAGCTATCAGAAGTTGTGTGAAGTTTTGAAGTGTCAAGACGTGTTTAATATAGCGTACAGTAGCGAATTTGAGCATTTTATTTCTTCCCGAAATCCCGGTTCCGCGATCCGCTTTGGAGACCCGTTGTGCTGCGCAGGTTGTGTCCACCTTTGCTAAACAGCATTCGCATATTCGGTTCCGGTGTCCATCCTCAGAACCTTAAGGAGATACGACATATCACTCAATTAATCGCATTGCATATGTATTGATGCAATAACAGTCATTCAAGGATATGAGAGTATGTGTGTAAGACATTTGTTTACTTGCAAAATTAAACAAAGAAGTTATGTTTTTAGTGGGGTCAACTAATTCACCTATCAGGATTTTTTTCGACCAGAATTTTCTTAGTCATCGTACATCAAAAAGAAactttaaaatataaaatgttaaACGCAGCACAATATACTACTATGTCAGGTGGCCACTGGGAGTACAAATTTAAACTCTGGTATATTAATATTCTTATCAGCTACTGGGATAATGTCTTCGGCTAAATTTTTCGTTTTGCTGAGAGCAATCCAGCAAAGAACGAAATAATTGAAACGTTATTCGGCTAACCATTTCCTTGCAGATAAGCCAGTTCAGAATTTTCGAGGACACACTGAACAAAAAACCTTATAAAAACCAGCACGCATGAAATTAACCGGTAAAATGTATGTTTTGAAATATGATGAACATAGTTTAAGGATAATATTGGGTTTATAAGGAAATAGATACACAGAATTGagtaagacgggcttggtggtctaatggctaccgcttctgactcatatgcagaaggtcctgggttcaatccctggcccgtccctttcctcctaatttgtatctttctatatactttctctctctactctacatatacatctcatgtatattcacatgttcatagccatcgctagaacagaaacgggttgaaaaagccgtttccctcccttccaactttcacagcacagtgtcaatctatcagataacgcctacaagttatgcaatcaagcgaactgtgccgcagtatcttcagagtaataaacacactaatcttTCACCTCCCTTCACCaccgcctggcatccacgcaccaatgtgtgaaccctctgccaaccatatcccaccaacactccgacatccgcatgaatttgtgctgacgcagaggtataATCGGTCAgccgtggatacaaacgattgcaatcatcacttccttccccttccccacattgacctgcaacctgacgtagcaggcgccattgtcgcctaaaaatagaagatcattagATTGAtagattggttccttgtgtgaatgtagctgctctggcgatactggagtagcatctacgggcggtcaatcaagcacaagctcaagctcaaatagATACACAGAATTGAGTAAGATTTCTTTAAAACTGAGCTATTCTGGAACAACACTAAAATTGTGTAAATCACTTTTTGGCTCTAGCAGTAGACTGACTCATCAAATTCCATCAGTTTTAACACTTACCGCTTCCTGATAATGTACGGAATCAGTCTGACCGCCATGAGTTATTTAGCAATGAAGtgatgattttgaattcaaaCTCCTGAATCCAGCATTAACTAGAAAGGTGGTATGTATTGTATACCAACGTTGTCTAGATGTTCAACGGTTACTCTACGATATGTTTAGTTCAAAATAAAAGAactcaaaaatataaattttgttttatacATCCTTTCAACTATCCTTTATTTCATAGAAGTGTGGCTTAACTAAATTCATATCAACCCTTTATTTATTGTTTAACTGTAATTTGTCTTTCCACCAGTTTCTTCAAAAAGTAATCGTTCAGAAAAGCAACCAGCTTTTCCTCAACTTTTGATTCGAAAAATTCTTCGTCCTTGTCAATAATGTGGAGTATATGATCCGACACATTGGACCCCAGCATGAAAAATACAAAGCACTGATTGCTCCCACATATATGGAGGGCAGTTTGAATCTCCATGGCTGTGTTGCGGTCCAAAATGATTACTCCATCTCTCATTTTGCATCCCAGTACTCCTTTGGCAGTTGATGCTAGCTCCTTCACACTGCCTGACGCCTTCTTTTTCTTTATTAACAGTATTGTCGAACCATCCGTAGAGATCGCTGAAAATAAATCATTAAGTTGCTTAATATTTTCAAGTAAATCATTTACTGCTTATAGTTACCATCTGGAACACAGCACAAATACTCGTGGCACGGGTCTATGAACATATGACTTTCTTCAAGGTTCATGGCATGTTTTTCTTTTATTACTCGCAGAACTAAGCCAACGACCGCACGATTTGTTTTCAAAATGTTCCAGGTATTGGTAGTTTGTAGTAACATTTCGCATTTTTTCCATTTAGTTGTTTCTCGGGTGTTGACGATTTCAGGAATGCATTTTGACAATATCCGTCCTTTTGCCAGCTCTTCCATTTCCGTTATAGTAATATTGTTTTTAAGCTTTTGTTTAGTGTTTTCATGTAtctgatatttaaaaaaaaaattggataaaTCATTCAAATATAACATGCAGTGTTGGAAAAAACTCAAATTCTTAAATCTCATGGTAGAGGATTTTCACGCGTTGCTATTGGCTCCCGAAATTtaccgcagaaaaaaaaatcattcatgagTTTACTCAAGCTTTAACCCATTCCTTTCTTGATTTGCTTATTAATTATAACGAAGTATTTAAAATTGTATGGCAGAACTTGAACAATTCCTACAGAGAACAACAATGAATGTTGGCAaaattgatttgggttcgtttATCTAACGAGATTTCGGATGTtctaatagagttaataaactatagaggacgaatgtcgctggcgtcgctgccgaaacatctcttgctggcggagataggccgggctataagtgtcaaagcgaaaaagtatgcagtttgacagatagatacccgacatgtttccgaacgagaacaaagggaacagcagcgacattcgtcctctatagtttcttaactctattgATGTTCTCGTTAGTGAGTAATCTTGAAAATcttacgagaaaaaaaaataatcgcgtgaGAGTTTACTTACGCAAGAAACGTTTATGATTTAGATTTGAGTTAGAATATACCAACACTGAATACATATTGTTTTACCTGATACATCAACATCACTGAACTACAGTCAATGGCCGTGTCTTCACGTGCTGCGTTCTCCGCTGCCTCGACAGCTGCTTCTCCATAATCCATTTCCTTTTCCTGTTGAGTATATCTCGAACGACGTCTAAAATTGGgatttttctgagattttcttGAACGTTCCAGGGATTTCATTTTTTCGGCAAACATCTTCTGTGTCCAATATCCAGGTGCATTTCCAGTGAACTTTTCCATGTACACGTTGTGCCAGTCGTAGTTCTCATTGCACATAAGTGCAGTTATTTGAACACGCCGTTGATATGATCCCCGGCTCATGGTGTCCACCCTTTTACCGACATTGTACTTACACAAGCGACAGAACAAGTTTTCAGCCCTGAGAAATAATACTAACTTAGAAGATGTATATATTTCTATACAGAGTACAAACATACAACACTCTACATTATTTGGAACGAGTACCTGATATTACATATCGAAGAACAAGAACAGAAGGTCGTTTACTATAAAATTAGATTATTCCTAATTATTTTGATATGTTGCACTGTCGTCCAATTTAGCTAAGCAACGAGTGTTACATATGTTTGTACAACATAATCATATTTCACATGTGGCTGGAATATGAACATTGCAAGTATTAGATATATTTTGTCAATATTGATCTTTTATGTTGCACAACTATagtaaaaatcatcaattattagTTAACTCAAGCTCCCAACAATTATTACAACTTATTTTTAATTTTGGATAAGAAATTAAAAACAAACTGCAACTTCATTATAGTCCAATTTTATGTGAAATATGCAATGCCGTAGATCCTTGGTAATTTGAATAAAAATTAGTCAAATAATACTAGACTTCTTTTAATAAAGTGTCATTCATATTACCAGTGGTCCATGGTAATAAATATATGATGGTATATGTACATACAAGTTACTTGTTCTGTTTTCGCATATGAATTCCGCCTTTGACGCAAGTTTTTCCATAATCACTGCTATTTTATTCCAAACCCCGCATTTTTCAAGATCTGCGATAACACTGGGAGTATCGTTTGGTTCGGTTTTATGTACACAGAAATAGTCTCTACAATCCGAATGCCTGCCGAAGACATGATACGGCACATTTCTAATATCATGCCGTAGTCCTTCTATGTCGGTGGATCCATTTTCAGCACAGTGCTTAATTGCACTTCTCACACCTTTCGTGATGCGCGTAATACGGCTGGTCACTTGATCGGAAAATTGCTTTGGACATTTGATCTAAATAAACAATGAAACGTAACAGACCAAACATTGGGATATTCCAAGATTACTGGGTGTCCCCGGATACAAAGGGGTGTAActtataagggaacgtccataaattacgtcgcgctctgaggggggagggggggggggggggtcagcaaagtgtgacgacccatacaaaaattttagaggtctcatacaaaaagtgtgacataggggggaggggggttgaaaatggccaaatgttgcgtgacgtaatttatggacgttccctaatttgGTAAGTTTTTAGTTGTGTACAGCATTATTTGGTCTTTAAACTTTATAACATACATACCTCTCTTAGTTTTTTGCCAGCGTTTTTTAACGTATGGTTGCAGCATAACTGGTGCTTGATCTCATGGCCATATGCGCACTGGTTTTTCAGTTTTGAAACCGTAGTTGAATCCCCATCTGTGATGACGGTTGTAAACTTGATACCTTTTTCATACAGCTTTTGGAATCCATCAATAACTACGTCGCTTtccattcctccagaagatccggTGTAGTTTTTATAGCACTTATGTTGGGCGATAGATCGATTAGACTGCAACCGTCGTACATTACGGTTACACGCTGAACATCTTTTATTCCGTGTGCCAATATGGACCACCTTTTTGGTGCGAGTACCAATCATTGCAGCGCAACCGGAAGCTGAGTTATATCTGTGTCCGTTACTTCGCTGGCCCCAAGAACCATCTAACTCACAGCAAAGCTCAAGCGGCGTATTTTCAGGCAAGTTTTTTTCAACAAGTTCCTGCTTCACAAGATTCACCTCCTGCTGAACTGCTTTGTCGAGAGATTCTTGAAGTGCTGTCTCGAGTATGGTGTCCATAGCAGTTTCGTCCTTAAAAAAAGATCCCCTGTTCATAAATGGAATGTCCAAGAACGAAAAAAGCTCCTGTGCCATTGCATACGTGGAACCGGTATTCAGAATCGCCCAACTAGTACTAAATCGGAGTCGTGTACCAGAGCTCGGTCCTTCCGATGAACCTTTCACAATGAAACTGCACACATTGCACATTAGCCACAACGTTGACGCCATAGATTCGATAACTTCTTGGTAGGGACATAACATACCAAGGCAACCTCTGGAGTGAACTGCTTGAGCCGTAATGATCCACTTtagaaaataatcaaaatcaaTAACTCGTCGACCGGACAACTGTTTCCATTTGGGAATATCAATTTGAACGAAATCGCCAGCATTTGCGGCTTGTGATCTGCAATAATTAACAGGAAAAGAATAACGAATATTTTTAAATAGAAATCAAACAGGAAGTAGCAAAGTGGGCCCATATGGTCGATGCGGTAACCGCAAgggtattcagcaagatcatgctgagggcgacgggtttgattcccggtcggtccaggaacttttcgtaaaggaaattaccttgacttccttgggcataaactATCAGTATCGACAGCAGAGAGCTAtgggcctgttcataaactacgtagactcttagggggggaggtgtggtctggtcaaagtctacgatccatacaaaattcGAAATTTGTGtatagacaaaagtctacgagaggggagatggtccaaaaaagtctacgtagtttatggacagcgcctatggaaaatcatggacgagaacggcttctccggaaAGCTCGttagattgatcaaagcgacgatggacggtgtaagaaactgcgtaagggtttcgggcgatctttctagttcgttcgaatctcgccggggactacgacaaggtgatggactctcatgcctgctgttcaacatcgccctggaacaAGAGATGAACCGGgctcgggctgaaaatctggcaggcggaaccacgagcgacagggcaagcctaggcaacagtgttatgatagacggggacactttcgaggtggtggaggacttAGTCTACCTCGGGTCCTTATTAACAGCAGACAACAACGTTGGccgcgaaatacgaaggcgcatcatcagtgggagtcgggcctactatgggttccataagaatctgcggtcgaaaaatattcacccccGCACAAAATAGACCATGTACAAACGTTGACCGGTGGTTCTATAGCACGAAACCTGAACTATGCTCGAAGAGGACATACAAgaactcgaagtgttcgagcttaggaccatctttggcggtgtgcaggagagagttcgtggggcaatatcaggctggattcatgggtgaacgcgctacaacggatcagatgttcgccatccgccaggtgttgcagaaatgccgcgaatacaacgtgccctcacatcacttgttcatcgattttaaatcggcgtacgatacaatcgatcgagaccagctatggcagattatgcacgaatacggattcccggataaactgatacgattgatcaaggcgacgatggaacgagtgatgtgcgtagttcgagtatcagggacactatcgagtcccttcgaatctcgttgagggttacggcaaggtgatggtctttcgtgcttgctgtttaacattgctttggagggtgtgataaggagagcggggataaacacgactggtacgattttcacgaagtccgttcagctggttGGTTTCGCCGACGatgttgatattatagctcgcaaatttgagacgatggcggaaatgtacatccgactaaagaatgaagccaggcgaatcggattagtcattaatgtgtcgaagacgaagtacatgatggcaaagggctctagggaagaATAGACGAGCCCGCCACTCCAAatatctatcgacggtgatgaaatcgaggcggttgaataattcgtgtacttgggctcactggtgatcgccgacaacgacaccagcagagaaattcagagacgcattgtggcaggaaatcgagcttactttggactccgcagaactctacgatcgaacaaagttcgctgtcacacgaagttaaccatctacaaaatgctgataagaccggtagtcctctattggcacgaaacatggactttacgtgcagaggaccaacgcgcccttggagttttcgaacggaaggtgttgcgtaccatctacggcggagtgcagatggaagacgggacttggagaaggcgaatgaaccacgaaaaaaatatgtattttctctgacagccaagcggcacttaagtcgcttaataactacacttgtaactcaaagctagtgtgggaatgcattctggctttgaaaaacttatccatacgcaatcgagtctacctatattggatcccaggacatacgggtctagagggaaacgagatgatgagctagccaggaatggatctaatgaaaggttcattggccctgagcccttctgcgggatctcagactgctctgtaaaaatgtaaaaatggaactgaacaaatatatggtcagtcaaatcacatcaaactggaatgtacttccccatacgagccaatccaaaacgCTCGTAACGATTAACCCCAAGAAAAccacattacaaaaaaaaacaacaactattaggtctcaacaaaagggatctcaacatctacaccggtctaataactggacactgcccctgcagataccgtctacaaaagatcggaggaatccaaacctcaaattgccgcttctgtgacgaggagagagaaacatcagaacacatcctctgctattgcagtgcactcacccaacgtaggCTCAAAGTTCTCAACAAGCCCTTTTTAGggtctgctgacatatggatcttatctcccaaggacgtggttggctttataaagctagtctcgccagaatgggggagtcacatactgaaactcaggatctctattcatcaataatagatggaaaACATGTTACtgagctaggggcgggacagctctaatattgattaaCGATATTAGCAGTATTAAGAAATATTAATACCACAGCCGAACCATATTTGAACAAAGTAAGCCACGCCGAATGAACTGAATTGACGGAATGACAACAgaaagaaattacaaaaaaaaatcgttgtgcTTTCATCGCAATAATGTTAGATGGAATAACATTATTTAATAAAGACTAGAAAACTGAAATCGAACCAATATCGCTCTCTTATCGTGCTTCTCTTTATCAACAGAATTCACTCCGCACATATCGCTGGCGCATCGTTTCTCCAACTTGGCTATCGCGACCCCACGTCTGTGGTCACCTCGCTTTTCGCAGAACAATTAAAGCGCGCCGACAAGTGGGTGTTTGGGAAGTTATGCGCTGGCGGACATGACCAACAGACTGCAGTGTTACTATCCGTGTGTACCTACGTCTATTAGGCAAAAGTTTTTTTGTTATCCTAGATGTGTTCTTACTGACTGGGGTTGATCACTGTGAACAATTATTATCTATGTGTTCTGACCATTTGATCTGAAGATCTGATACGGTACCGAGGCAACACCACCGGGGAATATTCCTTATCTAATATTCAATTAGCTTGGCTCGAAACACTATAAAACAAGCAGTGGTATCGCACCATCATAGGGTCagtttttattgtattttatCGAACGTCCAAGTTTGCAACCAACAGTAATAAACGTTATGCTTGAGTTATTAAATGAAGCCACCAGATCCCGATGATGTTAGCTGAAGCTCAGGTGTTTTCACAGCTGAAATTATCAGTAAAAGAAAATGTTTTCAATCGAACAAATTGTAGAAGAAAAAAACTGACAAACCGTATTTGCACCTCGCGTCTTCGTGACAGTTGGTTGTtgcatgaaaagtcatgacatacttcACAAAAAATGTTTCAATGGACGGTGAAAATTAGGGCATTAATATTCATTAGGCAGTATTAGAGTCGGTATtagaagctgtcccgcccctagttactgagataacttgcgtaccttacagcaaaagggtatatcacaatagttctaaaatctggacgcagtgatcttcacccgacaaacgagagagaaccacgagctgctgagggaaccaaccatcgtccacaccgcgaaaatcgggaggctacggtgggcgggtcacgtcgtcaggatgtcggatagcaacccgactaagatggttctcgagagcaatccgaacggtacaagaagacgtggtgcgcagcgagctaggtgggtcgatcaagtggaggacgatttgcggacccttcgcagagtgcggaactggagacacacagccatggacctagtagaatggagacgacttctacgtacagcagaggacactcaggccttagtctgaccggtaaggtaaggcaaGGAgtgcggtgtgtggcggcgaagaatgaatcacgagcttgctgcactctacggcgaacctatcatccggaaggtggcaaaagctggaaggatacgatgggcggggcatgttgtgagaatgccggacaacaaccctgcaaaattggtcttcgcaagagatccggatggtacaagaagacctggaaggCAACTTGCAAGGTGGGCGaaccaggtgcagaacgatctggcaaatgtgggacgtggtcgaggatggaggactgcagtcacgaaccgagtgttgtggcgaagaattgttgattcagttttattatgattgtaatgtaatgcttaataaattaaatgaatgtttcccttattaagcatgtggctccaatAACTctgaatccccccccccccctggctgcGCCACTGGTTGCGTAAATTGAGTTCCAATACAAGAAATATGAACGACTTCTACCAATTCAGTTCTGATTCATTTGGATGAaactcattgaaaatttgaattgaattaCCCTCTTGCAGTTGCGGCTGATTTACGACGACTTTCAGTGGTAGTTTTCACGAATGTTCGCGTATGATCGTAGGTGCCAATATGGAGCTCAATTTCGTTAAATTTACGGTATATTTCACGCATCCTTGCTTCGGTCGGTTTGCCATCCTGAGTGTCCGGATTTGACGTCTTCTTGTCAGGAGTAGCTGGGGTCTGCTTTTCGAACTCGGCACACTTGATGCAAGCGTCACAATAGCAGTCTAACTGCTGATATCCGTGTGCTCCAGACGGCCTCCCTGGGATGTCGATAATCATCACTTTCGATCTTGTTCGATTAGTATGATGAGGCTTGTAAGTCTGATCTTCAACAAGCCTTTCCTCACAACGATTGTCTAAAAGGAATTTTAATTACTTTTCCATAATCTGAGATCAATAATTATGCAATCTTACCTAGGTTTTGATGGCAACAGTCTATTTCAATGCTGTCATCAAACGagtagtttctcgaaaatttctccaccgCAGATGGAGACACCGGATGTCCTTCCGGACTAGGGCACTGATCAACCGGACCATCATCAGTATTTTCCCCTAACGCACAATCCGTACGGCTCGACTCAGAACATTCTCCTTGTAGATCTGCAGAAGTATCAGCCAATAGTGGCGACAGCGGAGCGGATTCAAAGCGGAACTCCGTAGAAATTGTCGTGTTTCGGATAGATAAAGAATGTCCAACTTCGTCCAGCGTGTTGCTTTGATTTATTTGCATGTCAGCTACTGCAAATGGTTGAATGCAACTGGGAGTGTGGGCGGGTGCTGGTGGATTTTTCTCCGCTGTCCAAGCAAATGGTCGAGATGCCGTTGCGGGTTCTTTTTGCACATCTGAACCATAATTTTCCGCCCAGCAGTCGAACATGGGATCAAACGGTATTTCCGGTAATGGAAATGCATTAAAATCCTCGATCTGCAGCTCCGCAACACTGCTTGTGTGTGCGTCAAAAAGTTCACTTGGCACTATGCTGTCCTCTGCTGACGGCAACGGAACGCCCGAGCCCGGATTACAGTCCATCAAAGCAAAACCAGGAACTGCATTGAAGTCCATGTAGGGATCTAAAAATATAATTAGGTTCCATTATCGAAAGAAATGTACGCCTCTCTTGAGCGTAAGAAAGGTAACACTTTGAGGTAAACA includes:
- the LOC115268148 gene encoding uncharacterized protein LOC115268148 is translated as MPRVSRKRKAAMLRCIRRKETTVETVPDEIRSRTSPTNAAEWEIEQPYGKIEDPYMDFNAVPGFALMDCNPGSGVPLPSAEDSIVPSELFDAHTSSVAELQIEDFNAFPLPEIPFDPMFDCWAENYGSDVQKEPATASRPFAWTAEKNPPAPAHTPSCIQPFAVADMQINQSNTLDEVGHSLSIRNTTISTEFRFESAPLSPLLADTSADLQGECSESSRTDCALGENTDDGPVDQCPSPEGHPVSPSAVEKFSRNYSFDDSIEIDCCHQNLDNRCEERLVEDQTYKPHHTNRTRSKVMIIDIPGRPSGAHGYQQLDCYCDACIKCAEFEKQTPATPDKKTSNPDTQDGKPTEARMREIYRKFNEIELHIGTYDHTRTFVKTTTESRRKSAATARG